The following nucleotide sequence is from Sparus aurata chromosome 22, fSpaAur1.1, whole genome shotgun sequence.
cCAGAATAACAGGATATACAGATGAATAAACAGACGAGAAAGTCTACTGCTGAAAATAAAGGTCTGTCCAAAAGATACAAAACTGTAATGTTATGGACCTACTGCAGTGATGTGCATCATTAAAATTTGGTAACAATGAGGCAATTGCAGCAACAGTTACAGACTCACTGTTAAGGTTTCAGACTGTGGGATCCACCTGCATCAGGCTTCATTTGCTAGCACCTGTGCATCGTTAGCTCGTTTGGTTCTGATTGGTCAGGGCAGGTCACCTGCAACATTTATAAACCTCTCACACGGTCATAGAGGTACTAGAGCTGTTCTTTTCAACATGATGGCTGTTTGGGTAAATTCAGGGTAAGAAGCAATTTGTTTGTGATAGTTTGACTGATTTCTACAAAgtagttatttttttctgtttttcaacagGGCTTTGCTCCTTGTTATGCTGACTGGTGTGACTTACAGCTACCCTGCGAAGCCAGGTGAAGTATCACTGCtgtaaacatttaaagtttAAGATATGTTCACTAACTTTCCCTTAATGTCTGTCTTTAAAGGTTCTGATCCCAGCTCCTCCTACAGCGGTGGTTATGGAGCATACCCTGCTTCTGCTGGCTCCACCTCAGGTGTGATGTACGCTCCTGCAGCTTCTGGCTCTGGACCTGCAGATAAAGTTGCCACATATCCAGCTAGCTATCCGTCTGGAGGACCCAGTTACCCTCAGCCCAGTGTCCAGAGACAACCAGCTGCATCCTCTTACAGCTCTAACTCTTATGCTGCTGCACCCGTAGCTTCAGGATATGCTAGTGGCTCGTCTGCACCCAGTTACCCTCAGCCCAGTGTCCAGAGACAACCAGCTGCATCTACCTACAGCTCTAACTCTTATGCTGCTGCACCCGTAGCTTCAGGATATGCTAGCGGTTCGTCTGCACCCAGTTACCCTCAGCCCAGTGTCCAGAGACAACCAGCCGCATCTACCTACAGCTCTAACTcttatgctgctgctgcacccgTAGCTTCAGGATATGCTAGCGGCTCGTCTGCAGGCCCAAGCCCCGGTCAACCCACCTTTTCCCAAGGTAACTAGTGGTCCCAATTTTATGGGAAGTGCAATGGCTACTCTAACTTTTGGTGTAAGAACACTGCTGTTATCTAACCTCTGACTTCTGATTTCAAGATGTCAACTGGGCAGTGGCCCCACCCAGTCCTCTCTCTGGCGACGGTGCTTCTGCAGGACCTAGTGCAGGCCAGTTTTCTGGCCCTAGCAACGTGAGTCCACCTCGCCCTCCACAGTTCCAGGGAGGTGAATTGAACAAATATGCGCAGATCGCCGAGTATGGCAACTCAGAATCTGAGACGGAAGAGCAAGGCTTCCtaccagcaccgccacctcctGGTGCTCAAGCTTTGAGCGGAGAAGGCTCACCCAGCGACGTTCAGCCGTCAGGCCTGGACAGCCGTCCGGCTCAGTCTTTCTATCCTTATCCCTATCCTTATGACTACCTGTTCCTGACTGGCCAGTATCCTCCAGGCACTGTCACTCACCTCAGCAGCAACTTTGAACAGGGGGCAGACAACTATGAAGACACTCACTACATGAGGTACAACTATCCTGCCAGTCCTGGTGTCCAGCAGGTCAAGATCTCTCCACCTGCTTTTGAGGTCCCTCAGAGCGTCCAGCAACCCCGCCAGCCTGTGAGGCAAAGCATTGGAGGCGCTAGCTATGAGCCGAGTGGTGCAGCGACTGGATCCAACTGGCCCTATACAGCAGCAGGTGGCTACCGTGGTAATAAGGTACGTCTCTAAGCGATCAGAATGTTGATGGTTGAGACTGGTGTGATTTTTAACTTGTTTCTGTCCTGTCTTTCAGCGTTACCAGTAAGTGAAGCCATGCAGACTTGATCTccagaaacaataaaaatcttAACCTCATGTTTGCCCTGGCTTTGTGTTTTAGTACAAGGCAACTCAGCAGTGTGTTAGGCTGGTATGGGAGTGTTTGTACACAGTCTGGAGACACAAGTAGACATGTGATTCAATTGAAAAGATAAATGGTCTTCAGTATTCTGAGTCATTCATTGCCTCATTTGTACAGCTCAAAAATTGCCTTTGGTATCAGCCCAGGTACCTGAACAATGTATAAAGAACTGAGCTCACTTTGCATGACTCGGCAAAGTGCTATTTGTGACATGTGTCAGCCCTATGGACAAAGGTTCTGGTGACGACACTCAAGTCAGCTCAATTTCAAACCATTTTGGCACACAAGTTCACATTTGGGGTGTTAAGCAgttgcttttgtccaaagcaacttcaGTAACTtgccaaggacacttcaacatgcaacCATCTagcaagatgctggctctacccccgAGTCACAACTCATAAAATTGCATGACATATCCTGAAACATGGCAGACAAACACAGGGTTGAGTTTTACCAAAAGCAGTAATGTTTCCTGTGTCACCAGAAATGGCTCACAAGTTTAAATGCTGAACTAAGATGTAAAACTTTTTGGCTTCCATGTTCTTGACATGAACAcagtgaagtcagaacaactttgGAAATGGCACCAACCATATGCTGTGTCCCAATT
It contains:
- the LOC115574312 gene encoding trithorax group protein osa-like isoform X5, with product MMAVWVNSGALLLVMLTGVTYSYPAKPGSDPSSSYSGGYGAYPASAGSTSGVMYAPAASGSGPADKVATYPASYPSGGPSYPQPSVQRQPAASSYSSNSYAAAPVASGYASGSSAPSYPQPSVQRQPAASTYSSNSYAAAPVASGYASGSSAPSYPQPSVQRQPAASTYSSNSYAAAAPVASGYASGSSAGPSPGQPTFSQDVNWAVAPPSPLSGDGASAGPSAGQFSGPSNVSPPRPPQFQGGELNKYAQIAEYGNSESETEEQGFLPAPPPPGAQALSGEGSPSDVQPSGLDSRPAQSFYPYPYPYDYLFLTGQYPPGTVTHLSSNFEQGADNYEDTHYMRYNYPASPGVQQVKISPPAFEVPQSVQQPRQPVRQSIGGASYEPSGAATGSNWPYTAAGGYRGNKRYQ
- the LOC115574312 gene encoding trithorax group protein osa-like isoform X6, translating into MMAVWVNSGALLLVMLTGVTYSYPAKPGSDPSSSYSGGYGAYPASAGSTSGVMYAPAASGSGPADKVATYPASYPSGGPSYPQPSVQRQPAASSYSSNSYAAAPVASGYASGSSAPSYPQPSVQRQPAASTYSSNSYAAAPVASGYASGSSAPSYPQPSVQRQPAASTYSSNSYAAAAPVASGYASGSSAGPSPGQPTFSQDVNWAVAPPSPLSGDGASAGPSAGQFSGPSNVSPPRPPQFQGGELNKYAQIAEYGNSESETEEQGFLPAPPPPGAQALSGEGSPSDVQPSGLDSRPAQSFYPYPYPYDYLFLTGQYPPGTVTHLSSNFEQGADNYEDTHYMRYNYPASPGVQQVKISPPAFEVPQSVQQPRQPVRQSIGGASYEPSGAATGSNWPYTAAGGYRGNKRYQ
- the LOC115574312 gene encoding atrophin-1-like isoform X7 — translated: MMAVWVNSGALLLVMLTGVTYSYPAKPGSDPSSSYSGGYGAYPASAGSTSGVMYAPAASGSGPADKVATYPASYPSGGPSYPQPSVQRQPAASTYSSNSYAAAPVASGYASGSSAPSYPQPSVQRQPAASTYSSNSYAAAAPVASGYASGSSAGPSPGQPTFSQDVNWAVAPPSPLSGDGASAGPSAGQFSGPSNVSPPRPPQFQGGELNKYAQIAEYGNSESETEEQGFLPAPPPPGAQALSGEGSPSDVQPSGLDSRPAQSFYPYPYPYDYLFLTGQYPPGTVTHLSSNFEQGADNYEDTHYMRYNYPASPGVQQVKISPPAFEVPQSVQQPRQPVRQSIGGASYEPSGAATGSNWPYTAAGGYRGNKRYQ